One stretch of Solenopsis invicta isolate M01_SB chromosome 16, UNIL_Sinv_3.0, whole genome shotgun sequence DNA includes these proteins:
- the LOC105196100 gene encoding myosin-VIIa isoform X1, with protein sequence MVIVTRGDYIWIEPISGREFDVAIGARVISAEGRRIQVKDDDNKEQWLTPERRIKAMHATSVQGVEDMISLGDLHEAGILRNLLIRYNENLIYTYTGSILVAVNPYQILPIYTAEQIKLYKDRKIGELPPHIFAIGDNSYAHMNRYGQDQCIVISGESGAGKTESTKLILQYLAAISGKHSWIEQQILEANPILEAFGNAKTVRNDNSSRFGKYIDIHFNEQGVIEGAKIEQYLLEKSRIVSQSLDERNYHIFYCMLAGLSKDEKQKLELEDASTYKYLIGGGGITCEGRDDAAEFADIRSAMKVLLFSDVEIWEVLKLLAALLHMGNIKYRATVVDNLDATEIPEQTNVKRVAYLLGVPIQSLIDALTRRTIFAHGETVVSTLSRDQSVDIRDAFVKGIYGRLFIHIVKKINEAIYRPKNNSRSAIGVLDIFGFENFNHNSFEQFCINYANENLQQFFVQHIFKLEQEEYNHEGINWQHIEFVDNQDALDLIAIKQLNIMALIDEESKFPKGTDQTMLAKIHKTHGSHRNYLKPKSDINTSFGLNHFAGVVFYDTRSFLEKNRDTFSADLLQLIHISSNKFLQACFVEDIGMGSETRKRAPTLSTQFKKSLDSLMKTLCSCQPFFIRCIKPNEYKKPMMFDRGLCCRQLRYSGMMETIRIRRAGYPIRHSFPEFVERYRFLISGIPPAHKVDCRAATSKICHAVLGRSDYQLGHTKVFLKDAHDLFLEQERDRVLTRKILILQRNIRGWVYRRRFLRMRAAAMIVQKYWRGYAQRQRYKRMRIGYMRLQALIRSRVLSHRFRHLRGHIVALQARARGHLVRKMYRKKLWAIVKIQAHVRRLIAQRRYKKIKYEYRLHVEALRLRKKEERELKDQGNKRAKEIAEQNYRERMQELERKEIEMELEDRRRMEIKKNLINDAAKKQDEPVDDSKLVEAMFDFLPDSSSEAPTPARETSVFNDLPAPKADQHQEIISPIQMASEDEEDLSEFKFQKFAATYFQGNITHQYSRKPLKHPLLPLHTQGDQLAAQALWITILRFTGDLPEPRFHTMDRDTTSVMSKVTATLGRNFIRSKEFQEAQMMGMDPETFLKQKPRSIRHKLVSLTLKRKNKLGEDVRRKLQEDEYTADSYQSWLEARPTSNLEKLHFIIGHGILRAELRDEIYCQICKQLTNNPSKSSHARGWILLSLCVGCFAPSEKFVNYLRAFIREGPPGYAPYCEDRLKRTFNNGTRNQPPSWLELQATKSKKPIMLPITFMDGNTKTLLADSATTARELCNQLSDKISLRDQFGFSLYIALFDKVSSLGSGGDHVMDAISQCEQYAKEQGAQERNAPWRLFFRKEIFAPWHEPTEDQVATNLIYQQVVRGVKFGEYRCDKEEDLAMIAAQQYYIEYHTDMNVDRLYTLLPNYIPDYCLTGIDKAIDRWGHLVLQAYKKSYYLKEKVPALRVKEDIVGYAKFKWPLLFSRFYEAYRNSGPNLPKNDVIIAVNWTGVYVVDDQEQVLLELSFPEITTVSSQKTNKMFTQTFSLSTVRGEEFTFQSPNAEDIRDLVVYFLEGLKKRSKFVIALQDYKAPGESSSFLNFQKGDLIVLEDESTGETVLNSGWYVGTCERTSEKGDFPSETVYVLPSLTKPPNDILALFSMEGTENSRRLYPQQMNGVDSRDKPHTLLEYAIDHFRTPPKRTMSKTLTLTSARRGHTDELWHHSREPIKQPLLKKLVSKEELAEEACFAFNAILKYMGDLPTKRPRIGNEYTDLIFDGPLKNEILRDEIYCQIMKQLTDNRNRLSEERGWELMWLATGLFTCSQSLLKELTLFLRTRRHPISQDSLQRLQKTLRNGQRKYPPHQVEVEAIQHKTTQIFHKVYFPDDTDEAFEVDSSTRAKDFCQNIAQRLNLRSAEGFSLFVKIADKVISVPEGDFFFDFVRHLTDWIRKARPSRDGVSPQFTYQVFFMKKLWTNTVPGKDRNADLIFHFHQELPKLLRGYHKCTKEEASRLAALVYRVRFGESKQELQAIPQMLRELIPGDLIKIQGANDWKRSIIAAYNQDAGMSPEDAKITFLKIVYRWPTFGSAFFEVKQSTEPNYPELLLIAINKHGVSLIHPQSKDILITHPFTRISNWSSGNTYFHMTIGNLVRGSKLLCETSLGYKMDDLLTSYISLMLTNMNKQRTIRIK encoded by the exons GGGGATTACATATGGATCGAACCAATCTCAGGAAGAGAATTTGACGTCGCGATCGGAGCGCGAGTCATCTCGGCGGAAGGCAGACGTATTCAAGTTAAGGACGACGACAACAAG GAACAATGGCTGACGCCGGAGAGACGAATAAAGGCCATGCATGCCACTTCGGTGCAAGGTGTAGAAGATATGATCAGTTTAGGAGACCTCCATGAAGCGGGCATTCTGCGAAATCTATTGATACGCTACAATGAGAATCTCATTTAC ACGTATACGGGCTCCATCCTGGTCGCCGTCAACCCGTATCAGATACTGCCTATTTACACCGCGGAACAAATCAAACTCTACAAGGATCGTAAGATCGGAGAACTGCCACCGCACATATTTGCCATCGGCGATAACAGCTACGCGCATATGAATCGATACGGACAGGATCAGTGCATAGTAATTAG tgGCGAGAGCGGAGCGGGAAAGACAGAAAGCACAAAATTAATTCTACAATATCTAGCTGCGATCAGCGGAAAGCATTCGTGGATCGAACAACAGATCTTGGAAGCGAATCCGATACTCgaag CTTTTGGCAATGCAAAAACTGTGAGAAACGATAATTCTTCTCGTTTCGGCAAGTACATCGATATTCATTTCAATGAGCAAGGCGTGATAGAAGGAGCCAAGATAGAACAATATCTTCTGGAAAAGTCACGAATCGTATCTCAAAGCTTGGACGAgagaaattatcatattttttattgtatgctAGCTGGTCTTTCCAAGGACGAGAAACAAAAACTTGAGCTGGAAGATGCGTCCACGTATAAATATCTCATAGGG GGTGGCGGCATTACTTGCGAAGGGCGCGACGATGCGGCCGAATTCGCCGACATAAGATCAGCTATGAAGGTTCTGCTATTCTCCGACGTGGAAATATGGGAGGTGCTTAAATTACTCGCGGCTTTGTTACATATGGGTAACATTAAGTACCGAGCCACTGTTGTAG ATAATTTAGACGCGACAGAGATTCCGGAGCAAACGAATGTAAAAAGAGTAGCATATTTACTGGGAGTGCCGATACAATCTTTGATAGATGCGCTTACTCGTAGAACCATATTCGCGCACGGTGAGACAGTA GTTTCCACGTTATCGAGAGATCAGTCGGTCGATATCAGAGACGCGTTTGTCAAGGGCATATACGGTCGATTATTCATACATATTGTAAAGAAGATTAACGAGGCCATATACAGGCCGAAGAACAACTCCCGGAGTGCTATAGGCGTATTGGATATCTTCGGCTTCGAGAACTTTAACCACAATAGCTTCGAGCAGTTTTGCATCAATTATGCCAACGAGAATCTTCAGCAATTTTTCGTTCAGCATATATTCAAGTTGGAGCAAGAGGAGTACAATCACGAGGGCATCAACTGGCAACATATAGAGTTTGTCGACAATCAAGACGCTTTAGATCTTATAGCCATCAAGCAGCTTAACATCATGGCGCTTATCGATGAAGAATCGAAATTTCCAAAA GGCACGGACCAAACTATGTTGGCAAAAATCCACAAAACTCATGGCAGTCATAGGAATTATTTGAAACCTAAATCGGATATCAACACATCCTTCGGCTTGAATCACTTTGCGGGTGTCGTCTTTTACGACACGAGAAGTTTCTTAGAGAAAAATAGAGACACATTCAGCGCGGATTTGCTGCAACTTATTCATATATCGTCAAATAAATTTCTCCAAGCTTGCTTCGTCGAGGACATTGGTATGGGATCGGAAACGAGAAAGAGAGCACCCACACTATCGACGCAATTCAAAAAATCATTGGACTCGCTCATGAAAACTCTATGCAGTTGTCAACCCTTTTTCATAAGATGCATCAAAccaaatgaatataaaaaaccAATG ATGTTCGATCGTGGTCTCTGCTGCCGACAATTGAGATATTCCGGTATGATGGAAACTATCAGAATTCGGCGAGCTGGTTACCCTATTCGCCATTCCTTCCCCGAGTTTGTGGAAAGATATCGATTTCTCATCTCTGGCATTCCGCCCGCGCACAAG GTGGACTGTCGCGCAGCAACTTCGAAGATCTGTCACGCGGTACTAGGACGATCGGATTACCAGCTTGGACACACCAAGGTTTTTCTCAAGGACGCTCACGATTTGTTCCTCGAGCAGGAACGCGATCGCGTGTTGACGCGCAAGATCCTGATACTGCAGCGCAACATACGCGGCTGGGTTTACAGGAGAAGGTTCCTCAGGATGAGGGCGGCCGCGATGATCGTGCAAAAGTATTGGCGGGGCTACGCGCAACGTCAACGATACAAGCGCATGCGAATCGGTTATATGAGATTGCAGGCGCTTATCAGATCGCGCGTCTTGTCGCATAGATTTAGACACCTACGCGGCCATATCGTTGCGCTTCAGGCGCGAGCCCGAGGCCACCTGGTGCGCAAGATGTATCGGAAAAAGCTGTGGGCCATAGTGAAGATACAGGCGCACGTGAGGAGACTGATCGCGCAGAGAAGATATAAGAAGATCAAATACGAGTATCGATTGCACGTGGAGGCGCTGCGATTGCGGAAAAAGGAGGAGCGCGAACTCAAAGATCAAGGCAACAAGCGTGCCAAAGAGATCGCGGAACAAAATTACAGA GAGCGCATGCAAGAATTGGAGAGGAAGGAAATCGAGATGGAACTGGAAGACAGACGACGAATGgagattaagaaaaatttaatcaacgaCGCGGCCAAGAAGCAAGACGAGCCAGTTGACGACAGCAAACTGGTCGAAGCCATGTTTGATTTCTTGCCAGATTCTAGCAGCGAAGCTCCGACTCCGGCAAGAGAAACATCTGTGTTTAAC GATCTTCCCGCGCCAAAAGCCGATCAACATCAGGAGATAATTAGCCCGATTCAGATGGCCTCGGAGGACGAGGAGGATCTGTCTGAATTTAAATTCCAGAAATTCGCGGCCACGTATTTCCAGGGCAACATAACGCATCAGTACTCTCGAAAGCCGCTTAAACATCCACTATTGCCATTACACACGCAGGGCGACCAATTGGCCGCTCAAGCTCTGTGGATAACTATACTTCGATTTACGGGCGATTTACCCGAGCCACGATTCCATACGATGGATAGGGACACGACTTCGGTAATGTCGAAAGTGACGGCGACACTCGGACGGAATTTTATAAGGAGTAAAGAATTTCAGGAGGCTCAGATGATGGGCATGGATCCT GAAACGTTTCTCAAGCAGAAGCCGCGCTCAATCAGGCACAAGTTAGTATCGCTAACCTTGAAGCGAAAGAACAAATTGGGCGAGGACGTGCGCAGAAAGCTGCAAGAGGACGAGTACACCGCTGACAGCTATCAATCCTGGTTAGAGGCTAGACCTACGTCGAACCTCGAAAAGCTGCACTTTATCATTGGCCACGGGATATTGCGCGCCGAACTGCGGGACGAGATATACTGCCAAATCTGCAAACAACTGACCAACAATCCATCTAAATCGTCGCACGCCCGAGGTTGGATCCTACTGTCCCTCTGCGTCGGCTGTTTCGCACCCTCCGAAAAGTTTGTCAACTACCTGCGGGCCTTCATCAGGGAGGGGCCGCCTGGTTACGCGCCCTACTGCGAAGACAGACTCAAGAGAACCTTCAACAACGGCACTCGCAATCAACCTCCAAGCTGGCTCGAGCTTCAGGCTACCAAGTCGAAGAAGCCGATTATGCTGCCAATCACTTTTATGGACGGCAACACCAAGACCCTGCTCGCCGACTCGGCCACAACCGCTAGAGAATTGTGTAATCAATTGTCCGACAAGATCTCGCTGAGAGATCAATTCGGTTTCTCTCTCTATATCGCCCTATTCGACAAGGTATCGTCCTTGGGCAGCGGTGGCGACCACGTGATGGACGCAATCTCGCAATGCGAGCAGTACGCTAAGGAACAGGGCGCACAAGAACGGAACGCGCCGTGGAGGTTGTTTTTCAGAAAGGAGATTTTCGCGCCTTGGCACGAGCCGACAGAAGATCAAGTAGCCACGAATTTAATCTATCAGCAGGTTGTACGCGGCGTCAAGTTCGGCGAGTATCGCTGCGATAAGGAGGAAGACCTGGCGATGATCGCGGCGCAACAATATTACATAGAGTACCACACCGACATGAACGTCGACAGACTGTACACCCTTTTGCCGAATTACATACCGGACTATTGTCTGACGGGGATCGACAAAGCGATCGATCGATGGGGACACCTTGTTTTGCAGGCGTATAAAAAA agtTACTACCTGAAAGAAAAAGTACCAGCGCTACGCGTTAAAGAGGATATAGTCGGCTATGCAAAGTTCAAATGGCCTCTCTTGTTCTCTCGTTTTTACGAAGCTTACAGAAATTCCGGTCCGAACCTACCGAAGAACGACGTTATCATAGCCGTTAATTGGACCGGGGTGTACGTCGTCGATGATCAGGAGCAAGTTCTTCTGGAATTATCCTTCCCCGAGATTACCACCGTATCTAGTCAAAA GACAAACAAGATGTTTACACAAACGTTTAGTTTATCGACGGTACGGGGAGAAGAATTCACGTTCCAAAGCCCGAACGCGGAGGACATCCGTGATTTAGTGGTATACTTTTTGGAAGGACTGAAGAAGCGCAGCAAGTTCGTAATAGCCTTGCAAGATTACAAGGCACCGGGCGAAAGCTCGTCGTTCTTGAATTTTCAAAAGGGTGATCTCATCGTCCTCGAAGACGAGAGTACCGGTGAAACTGTGCTCAACTCGGGATGGTATGTCGGAACCTGTGAGAGGACTAGCGAGAAGGGCGATTTCCCGTCTGAAACGGTTTACGTTCTACCTTCCTTAACGAAACCACCGAATGATATATTG GCTTTATTCAGTATGGAAGGTACGGAGAATAGTCGTAGACTCTATCCGCAGCAGATGAACGGTGTAGACTCTCGCGATAAACCCCATACCCTTCTAGAATACGCAATCGATCATTTCcg AACACCGCCAAAGAGAACAATGTCCAAAACATTGACTCTAACATCCGCGCGACGTGGCCACACGGACGAATTGTGGCATCATTCTAGAGAGCCGATAAAGCAACCTCTTTTGAAGAAACTCGTATCTAAGGAGGAACTAGCCGAAGAAGCGTGTTTCGCTTTCAATGCCATTCTCAAGTATATGGGTGATTTGCCGACGAAACGACCGCGCATTGGCAACGAATATACCGATCTCATTTTTGACGGACCGTTGAAAAATGAGATTTTACGAGACGAGATTTATTGTCAGATTATGAAGCAGCTCACCGATAACCGTAACAGATTGAGCGAAGAGCGAGGATGGGAGCTAATGTGGCTCGCCACTGGGCTGTTTACTTGTAGCCAGAGCCTCTTGAAG GAATTAACTCTGTTTCTACGTACGAGACGTCATCCCATATCCCAAGACTCTTTACAAAGGCTGCAGAAAACCTTGCGCAATGGTCAACGAAAGTATCCGCCGCATCAAGTGGAAGTGGAAGCCATCCAACATAAAACAACACAAATATTTCACAAGGTCTATTTCCCAGACGACACGGACGAG GCATTCGAAGTTGATTCGTCTACCAGAGCGAAagatttttgtcaaaatatcgCACAAAGACTTAATCTACGATCTGCCGAAGGCTTCAGTCTATTCGTCAAAATTGCCGATAAAGTTATTTCCGTCCCAGAAGGCGACTTTTTCTTCGATTTTGTACGACATTTGACTGATTGGATCAGAAAGGCTAGACCATCTCGAGACG GTGTGTCACCGCAGTTCACATATCAAGTCTTCTTTATGAAGAAACTTTGGACAAACACAGTTCCTGGTAAAGATAGAAACGCCGATTTGATTTTCCATTTCCATCAAGAACTTCCCAAGTTACTAAGAG gcTACCACAAATGTACAAAAGAAGAAGCATCAAGATTAGCTGCTTTGGTATACAGAGTACGATTCGGCGAGAGCAAACAAGAATTACAAGCGATTCC ACAAATGCTAAGAGAACTCATACCCGGCGATTTGATCAAGATACAAGGTGCTAACGATTGGAAAAGATCAATAATCGCTGCCTATAATCAAGATGCTG GCATGAGTCCAGAAGACgcgaaaattacatttttgaaaatcgtATACCGATGGCCAACGTTCGGCTCCGCGTTCTTTGAGGTGAAACAGAGCACGGAACCGAATTATCCCGAGTTGTTGTTAATCGCCATCAACAAACACGGCGTGAGCCTCATACATCCTCAATCAAAG GATATACTCATCACTCATCCCTTTACAAGAATTTCCAATTGGTCATCTGGCAATACCTACTTCCACATGACGATAGGGAACCTTGTGCGCGGCTCAAAGCTCTTGTGCGAAACTTCGCTGGGTTACAAGATGGACGATCTCTTGACTTCCTACATTTCACTAATGCTCACCAACATGAATAAGCAACGCACGATACGAATCAAATAG